A region of Haliotis asinina isolate JCU_RB_2024 chromosome 7, JCU_Hal_asi_v2, whole genome shotgun sequence DNA encodes the following proteins:
- the LOC137291490 gene encoding protein YIPF1-like codes for MASFAIDVEDDTLIDQNKSSDGLQFQDIPHSEDKGKVQTHTFTNFPHTADSDDDAGDKSELLKDEKKPPSFWTFDYYQQFFDVDTHQVMYRVLGSMTPRPGRNFLTTQIRPKPDLYGPFWICTTLVFTTAIAGNLANYFQAAGKGYTWKYDFHKVTFAATAIFSYWWLIPAGLFGILWWRGSQSRYTFLELISVYGYSLAIYIPISILWTIQINWLQWTLVIVGAALSGTVLLFTFWPAVREDNKRIAFAVMAVILIFHAALAAGFVLYFFHVPANTAGPSTLGPAVNNTSIPETQNRIKAIPEAQQRTKQLNEGQASKLRLGPAASKAVPRADSGSATQRPSLKLPALPQDKAGEKQNEKLGTTNKDVGKKNLSENPSKPASGTEKPVRRRKHLMQPN; via the exons ATGGCGTCCTTTGCAATCGACGTGGAAGACGATACACTCATC GATCAGAATAAATCGAGTGATGGGTTGCAGTTTCAAG ATATTCCCCACTCTGAGGACAAGGGGAAGGTACAGACTCACACTTTTACAAACTTCCCCCACACAGCGGACTCTGATGATGATGCAGGGGATAAATCAGAG cttttgaaagatgaaaaGAAGCCACCATCCTTTTGGACATTTGACTATTACCAGCAGTTCTTTGATGTAGACACTCATCAAGTCATGTACCGAGTGCTGGGATCAATGACGCCACGGCCAGGCCGCAACTTCCTCACAACGCAGATACGTCCAAAGCCAGATTTGTATG GTCCATTCTGGATCTGCACCACGTTGGTGTTTACCACCGCCATTGCAGGCAACTTGGCAAACTATTTTCAAGCAGCAGGCAAAGGCTACACATGGAAGTATGACTTCCACAAAG TAACCTTTGCAGCAACAGCTATCTTCAGCTACTGGTGGCTGATCCCAGCAGGCCTGTTCGGAATTCTGTGGTGGCGTGGCAGTCAATCTCGCTACACATTCCTAGAACTCATCAGTGTCTATGGCTACTCTCTGGCTATCTACATTCCTATATCC ATTCTGTGGACCATCCAGATCAACTGGTTACAGTGGACCCTGGTCATCGTAGGGGCTGCCCTGTCTGGAACTGTTCTCCTCTTCAcgttctggcctgctgtacgaGAAGACAACAAAAGG ATTGCTTTTGCAGTCATGGCTGTGATCCTCATATTTCATGCTGCCCTAGCAGCTGGCTTTGTT TTGTACTTTTTTCACGTTCCTGCAAACACAGCTGGTCCTTCTACCCTTGGTCCTGCTGTCAACAACACTTCAATCCCAGAAACTCAAAACCGAATTAAAGCGATACCAGAAGCGCAACAAAGAACAAAACAGTTGAATGAAGGTCAAGCATCCAAGCTCAGACTTGGACCAGCTGCCTCAAAAGCAGTTCCTAGAGCTGACAGTGGCTCAGCTACACAGAGACCTTCTTTAAAACTACCAGCTCTACCGCAGGACAAAGCAGGAGAAAAACAAAATGAGAAACTGGGAACGACAAACAAAGATGTGGGGAAGAAGAACTTGAGTGAGAACCCTAGCAAACCAGCTTCTGGAACAGAAAAGCCAGTGAGGAGAAGAAAACATTTAATGCAGCCCAACTGA